In Kordiimonas pumila, a single genomic region encodes these proteins:
- a CDS encoding flavin-containing monooxygenase, which translates to MTDTLKIAIIGGGPTGLGVSRELKQAGFDFTIYEAESDFGGVWNVGATSSRAYRSLHLISPKFNTQVPDFPMPDDYPDYPNHKQMLAYIRSFAREFGLYDHARFGAAVTELKPAGNQWSVSTVGGETALYDLVVICNGLQRVPLYAEYPGTYEGEVLHARDYKSSQQVMDKRVLVIGGGNSGCDLAVDASHTADCVYHSTRRGYYYQPKFIDGKPTPQWMMELGSKFATKEETLAYIQEVFRMAGFDGTDYGLPQPDYPLDGAHPVMNSQILFHIAHHDVIPKGDVKSYSGKTVTFTDDSTVEVDLILHATGYKRDFPFLESDLLEWKDNIPDLFLHAVPRNHDNLLFMGYINTAAGLGDGIKTQGMFVKNYALAYAKKLPGLEKFLEAKKTDQPDLGQTYYIDSYRHKWEADLWKLLGHSRRYREMLVEGYND; encoded by the coding sequence ATGACCGATACCTTAAAAATTGCGATTATTGGTGGTGGCCCAACGGGTCTGGGTGTTAGCCGCGAACTAAAGCAGGCCGGCTTTGATTTTACTATTTATGAAGCTGAATCAGACTTTGGCGGCGTATGGAATGTGGGCGCCACATCAAGCCGCGCTTACCGGTCACTGCATTTGATTTCGCCGAAATTCAACACGCAGGTGCCGGATTTCCCGATGCCTGACGATTACCCCGATTATCCAAACCACAAGCAAATGCTGGCGTACATTCGTTCGTTTGCCCGTGAGTTTGGCCTCTATGACCATGCGCGCTTCGGTGCTGCGGTCACAGAGTTAAAACCAGCCGGGAACCAGTGGTCAGTGTCTACAGTGGGTGGTGAAACAGCGCTGTATGACTTGGTTGTGATCTGTAACGGGCTTCAACGGGTGCCGCTGTACGCAGAATATCCCGGTACTTATGAGGGTGAGGTGCTGCATGCGAGAGATTATAAATCCTCGCAGCAGGTAATGGATAAGCGTGTTCTTGTGATTGGCGGCGGTAATTCCGGCTGTGATTTGGCAGTGGACGCATCGCACACTGCTGACTGTGTGTATCACAGCACCCGCCGGGGGTATTATTATCAGCCTAAGTTTATCGACGGCAAACCAACGCCGCAGTGGATGATGGAACTGGGTAGTAAGTTTGCTACCAAAGAAGAAACACTCGCCTACATTCAGGAAGTGTTCCGTATGGCAGGCTTTGATGGAACCGACTACGGCTTGCCGCAGCCAGACTACCCGCTCGATGGTGCCCATCCGGTTATGAACTCGCAGATTTTATTCCATATTGCGCACCATGATGTCATCCCCAAGGGGGATGTTAAATCTTACAGTGGCAAAACCGTTACCTTTACTGATGACAGCACTGTCGAGGTTGACCTTATTCTTCATGCCACCGGATATAAGCGCGATTTCCCGTTCCTAGAAAGTGATCTTCTTGAGTGGAAGGATAATATCCCTGACTTGTTCCTGCATGCAGTGCCGCGCAATCATGATAATCTCTTATTTATGGGCTATATCAACACGGCAGCTGGGCTGGGTGACGGCATTAAGACCCAAGGAATGTTTGTGAAAAACTATGCCCTAGCATACGCGAAAAAATTACCGGGGCTTGAGAAGTTTTTAGAAGCCAAGAAAACGGATCAGCCTGATTTGGGGCAAACCTATTATATCGACTCTTACCGTCACAAGTGGGAGGCTGACCTCTGGAAGCTGTTGGGGCATTCACGCCGTTACCGTGAAATGCTGGTTGAGGGCTATAATGACTGA